One genomic region from Vitis riparia cultivar Riparia Gloire de Montpellier isolate 1030 chromosome 17, EGFV_Vit.rip_1.0, whole genome shotgun sequence encodes:
- the LOC117904033 gene encoding uncharacterized protein LOC117904033 translates to MTFTLHSQTEVAPPPVTTPSPTSEDPHARMDRLEQRLRQLRTSDRAITWEDLDGAPVASLPARFRMLEIERYTGIGCPRIHLRLYSMIMRAHGLDEAQMIMLFPMSLNGAAQHWFASLDVSRRRTWDDLAQEFLRQYAFNTVVDVSRRELKALRQRLDESVSSFISRWRGKIVEIIDRPSQRDQIQMVLRSLQPRIARHIVGVPFADFGSLVLALYDVEDGISRGLWKNSSPSDIKGKKPFIGQKSADVSTIVSSSQRPLRRHQRIP, encoded by the coding sequence ATGACATTCACTCTGCATAGTCAGACCGAGGTTGCCCCACCTCCCGTCACCACGCCAAGCCCGACCTCAGAGGACCCGCATGCACGCATGGATAGACTTGAGCAGAGGTTGAGGCAGTTGAGGACTTCAGACAGAgccattacttgggaggatCTTGATGGAGCACCAGTGGCCAGTTTACCGGCCAGGTTCAGGATGCTAGAGATTGAGCGATACACGGGGATTGGGTGCCCccgcatccatttgaggctttacagtatgatcatgagggctcatggattgGACGAGGCTCAGATGATTATGCTTTTCCCCATGTCCTTGAATGGCGCTGCACAAcattggtttgcttctttggatgtaTCACGTCGTCGGACTTGGGATGATCTGGCCCAAGAGTTCTTGAGACAGTATGCATTCAATACTGTCGTCGACGTATCGAGAAgggagctcaaggctcttaGGCAGAGATTAGACGAGTcagtttcttcattcatttcccGTTGGCGCGGGAAGATTGTCGAGATCATTGATAGACCTTCACAGAGAGATCAGATACAGATGGTCTTGAGGAGTTTACAGCCTAGGATCGCTAGGCACATAGTTGGGGTACCATTTGCAGATTTTGGCTCATTGGTCCTGGCTTTAtatgatgtcgaggacggcatctcgagaggATTATGGAAGAATTCTTCTCCTAGTGATATTAAGGGAAAGAAGCCCTTTATAGGACAGAAGTCAGCAGATGTGAGCACCATTGTTTCTTCCAGTCAGAGGCCTCTCAGGCGCCATCAGCGGATCCCATAG